The genomic interval GACACCTCCATTCTGACCCTGCGGGCCGTGCAGGATGACCTGATTCGCGCCGTTGCCCAGGCCCACTGAGCGGCAGCGCGGGGGAAGCGCGGGCCCCGCCGCCGGGGGAGGCGGCGCCGTTCACTCAGCCTTTCAGTGAATCCTCTAGACTTGAGGGCGTGATGACTGACGGGGGCATGAAAGTGGTACTGGCGACCAGCAACGCCGGGAAGATCCGGGAGATCGAGGAGGCCCTGCAGGACCTCGGCTGGACGCTCAGCCCTCTGGGGCCGCTGCCCCTGCCAGAGGAGACGGGTGCGACCTACGAGGAGAACGCGGCGCTGAAAGCCTGCGCGGCGGCTGTCATGCTGAACGCGCCCGCCCTGGCCGACGACAGCGGCATTGAGATAGAGGCGCTCGGCGGCGAGCCCGGCGTGTACTCCGCCCGTTACGGCAACCGCGAAAGCGACATGGAACGCAACGTGTACGTCCTGGAGAAACTCCGCGGGGAGAAGAACCGCCGCGCGAAATTCGTCTCCGTGGTGATTCTCGCCTACCCGGACGGGCACCTTGAAACGTACCGCGGTGAACTGCACGGCACGCTGCTCGAAGGCCCGCGCGGTGCGAACGGCTTCGGATACGACCCGCTGTTCGTGCCAGACGGAGACACCCGCACCCTGGCCGAGATGACTGTGGAGGAAAAGCGCGCCGTGAGCCACCGCGGCCGCGCCCTCGCCGCCCTGCGGGAAGCGCACCGCCAGGGCCTACCGGAGCGCGAGACGACACCCATCGTCTGACCTGCCTGGCTGCGGCCCGCGCCACCGGCGCGGGCCGCACCTCTGTATTCAGACCCCGCTTTCTTCATATCGCGGGTCGCGCCGCCGTTGCTGCTCAGCCTGCTTTCTATGGCGGGTGGTA from Deinococcus taeanensis carries:
- the rdgB gene encoding RdgB/HAM1 family non-canonical purine NTP pyrophosphatase; the protein is MKVVLATSNAGKIREIEEALQDLGWTLSPLGPLPLPEETGATYEENAALKACAAAVMLNAPALADDSGIEIEALGGEPGVYSARYGNRESDMERNVYVLEKLRGEKNRRAKFVSVVILAYPDGHLETYRGELHGTLLEGPRGANGFGYDPLFVPDGDTRTLAEMTVEEKRAVSHRGRALAALREAHRQGLPERETTPIV